The nucleotide window TCGCTATAACAGAGTATAAGCGGCTTGCTTTCGTTGATTGCCCGCTCGCGAGCCTGGGCATAAAACTCTCTGGCTTTTTCGTTGAGTGAGGTCAATGCACTTTTATCTTGAGCATAGACTACTGTGCTGCTCAGTGTTACAAGCGCTGCTAGGGTTGATGCTCTATACACGGTACGCAGTAAGTTGCGGTTGCCTTGGGCAAAATTGGCTGTTAAAAAAGACACGAGTGGATAAGCTGCCATGGATGCTCCGGTTTGGTTGCGAGATAAGCATATACTCTTGACTTAGATTTTTAATCTCCCCATGGATTACTAGTTGGAGCACTCTGCCCGTTTAAACCGCCTTGTGAAAATGCCTATACCCGTAGACGGGGGCGGAGGCTTGGGAGCTTTGTGTGGGTTATTAATGGGTAAGTTGACGGTTTGTAGACGACTGGTCTATTATTGAAATGTCGGGTTGAACGACAAAAAGAAATCGAAGCAAGAAAATCGAGGCAAGGCTCAGGGAACGTTAAATCTGTTTTGAGCATGACCTCACTACCAGTGGTGGCGCGAGCACGTTTGATTGCTTGTGCGTTGTGCCACGCAAAAGGAGCTAACAATGTCTAATATCACCGAAGAAAAACAAGTAGGTCAAACCTGCAGCACCGTAGCTAAGACCTGCTCTAGCGAAGCGCAGTCTAAGATTGAAGTGAACCATGAAGAAAAAGCCGGTCAATGCTCGGAGAATAAAGTAAATCCTGAAGGCACCACACTAGCCGTCAAAAAAGAAGGTTGCTGCGGACTTTAGTGAGACAAGACCTCACCACCAACGGCTCACCACCAGATGAGGTCACCTCACCAAAGCAAAACCTCGCATTTATCTTGTAGCAGCCTGTGCTGACTGCCAGAAATGCGAGGTTTTGTGCGTCCTGGGACTTAGATTTATACGGGTTTTGCAGATTTAGGGCGAGCCAGATTTACGGACATTTCGCGTCCAGCCAGAGCACGACCGTTGAGAGCATTGATAGCCGCTTCGGCAGCTTCAGCAGTAGCCATTTCGACAAAGCCAAAACCGCGCTTTTTACCGGTGTACTTGTCTGTGGGGATAGATACCGAGAGGACTTCACCTGATTGCGCAAAAACTTCTTGCAGTTCGGTTTCGGTCACTTTAAAAGAGAGGTTTCCTACGAATAGCTTGTTGTTCATCTGTTCTCATAGCAATGTCCGGAGCCTACCCTAACTGACACCGGTAACCCAAATAC belongs to Candidatus Obscuribacter sp. and includes:
- a CDS encoding RNA-binding protein is translated as MNNKLFVGNLSFKVTETELQEVFAQSGEVLSVSIPTDKYTGKKRGFGFVEMATAEAAEAAINALNGRALAGREMSVNLARPKSAKPV